The following proteins are encoded in a genomic region of Actinomadura sp. NAK00032:
- a CDS encoding NBR1-Ig-like domain-containing protein, which translates to MRAQAAAVEEFAAALRELRKSVGNPPFREMSGRSGAISHTTLYEAAKGNRLPSWGTTVEFVKACGADPAGYRERWERANRVVGSARAGRPEAVAGTSATRPSGGAAATASGPERHAVHIAVDPPSLGEDTIPVGGPPSGEVADGAPPAAPAHRGRFRLTRPVAITLATAVVGLGAVIVVVVAVNRGGGGSKPGGDGLKPAVGASKAALSPADCPVHPTNPPAAPPVHKGDLAVFIADITLPDCTRVGTGKTVAKVWRLKNAGKVPWEGYSLRRLDLPQQADQCQTISDVPIKDTRPGAMVDIRADITTPRKPGLCYVRFKMVDAAGKVAFPGSRPVNFQIIVEAR; encoded by the coding sequence ATGCGTGCACAGGCGGCGGCGGTCGAGGAATTTGCGGCGGCCCTGCGAGAACTGCGGAAATCAGTCGGTAATCCGCCGTTCCGCGAAATGTCAGGCCGGTCCGGGGCCATCTCGCACACCACGCTGTACGAGGCCGCGAAGGGCAACAGGCTCCCCAGCTGGGGGACCACCGTCGAGTTCGTCAAGGCGTGCGGCGCGGACCCCGCCGGGTACCGCGAACGCTGGGAGCGCGCGAACCGGGTCGTCGGCTCGGCGCGGGCCGGGCGGCCCGAGGCCGTCGCGGGGACGTCCGCGACACGTCCGTCCGGGGGAGCCGCGGCCACCGCGAGCGGCCCGGAACGGCATGCCGTGCACATCGCCGTCGACCCGCCGTCGCTCGGCGAGGACACGATCCCGGTGGGCGGGCCGCCGTCCGGCGAGGTCGCGGACGGCGCCCCGCCGGCCGCCCCCGCGCACCGGGGCCGGTTCCGGCTGACCCGCCCGGTCGCGATCACGCTGGCGACGGCGGTCGTCGGCCTGGGGGCCGTGATCGTCGTCGTGGTCGCCGTCAACCGGGGCGGCGGTGGCTCCAAGCCGGGCGGTGACGGGTTGAAGCCCGCCGTCGGCGCGTCGAAGGCCGCGCTGTCCCCGGCCGACTGCCCGGTGCACCCCACCAACCCGCCGGCGGCCCCGCCCGTCCACAAGGGCGACCTGGCCGTGTTCATCGCGGACATCACGCTGCCCGACTGCACGCGCGTCGGCACCGGGAAGACCGTCGCGAAGGTGTGGCGGCTCAAGAACGCCGGGAAGGTGCCGTGGGAGGGGTACTCGCTGCGGCGCCTCGACCTCCCGCAGCAGGCCGACCAGTGCCAGACCATCTCCGACGTGCCGATCAAGGACACCCGGCCCGGCGCGATGGTCGACATCCGCGCCGACATCACCACGCCGCGCAAGCCGGGCCTGTGCTACGTGCGGTTCAAGATGGTGGACGCCGCGGGGAAGGTCGCCTTCCCCGGGAGCCGGCCGGTCAACTTCCAGATCATCGTCGAGGCACGGTAG
- a CDS encoding SpoIID/LytB domain-containing protein yields MLRRTARLIPRAVAAVAAMAIGGAVLLPASPASAAARNGVCESGEFCYYFNSNNAGSVSDFTGSVADYGTTQPSCYDFKGPGNGKGQCIKNEAASVWNRSSKTVRVYYNSNYGGTYQDFKAGAKGNLNSSLKNQNASHKFLSSTPPTGCKTDGTDSKLPTTILVYRVSLNRVDRVSFKTYVKNVLPNEWVPSWPKESLKAGAMAVKSYGWYWALHSTRKTSDGRCFDVYDTTSSQVYKPGSATAATSSAVDAMWGTRMTRSGKILQAHYCSTTTACGGWVTGDWMSQYGSRDKANAGWGYARILKAYYSGIVLS; encoded by the coding sequence GTGTTAAGACGAACGGCGCGGCTGATCCCGCGCGCCGTCGCGGCGGTCGCCGCGATGGCGATCGGCGGGGCGGTGCTGCTCCCGGCATCGCCCGCCTCGGCCGCGGCACGCAACGGCGTGTGCGAGAGCGGCGAGTTCTGCTACTACTTCAACAGCAACAACGCCGGCTCGGTCTCGGACTTCACCGGATCGGTCGCCGACTACGGCACCACCCAGCCGTCCTGCTACGACTTCAAAGGGCCGGGCAACGGCAAGGGCCAGTGCATCAAGAACGAGGCCGCCTCGGTCTGGAACCGCAGCAGCAAGACCGTCCGCGTCTACTACAACAGCAACTACGGCGGCACCTACCAGGACTTCAAGGCCGGCGCCAAGGGCAACCTCAACAGCAGCCTGAAGAACCAGAACGCGTCGCACAAGTTCCTGAGCTCCACACCGCCGACCGGCTGCAAGACCGACGGCACGGACAGCAAGCTGCCCACGACGATCCTGGTGTACCGGGTCTCGCTCAACCGGGTGGACCGGGTCTCGTTCAAGACCTACGTCAAGAACGTCCTGCCCAACGAGTGGGTGCCGAGCTGGCCGAAGGAGTCCCTGAAGGCGGGGGCGATGGCCGTCAAGAGCTACGGCTGGTACTGGGCGCTGCACTCGACGCGCAAGACGTCGGACGGCCGGTGCTTCGACGTCTACGACACCACGTCGAGCCAGGTCTACAAGCCCGGATCCGCGACGGCCGCGACGAGCTCCGCCGTGGACGCGATGTGGGGCACCCGGATGACCCGTAGCGGGAAGATCCTTCAGGCCCACTACTGCTCCACGACGACGGCGTGCGGCGGCTGGGTCACCGGCGACTGGATGTCGCAGTACGGCTCGCGCGACAAGGCCAACGCCGGCTGGGGCTACGCCCGGATCCTGAAGGCCTACTACAGCGGGATCGTCCTCTCCTGA
- a CDS encoding peptidase inhibitor family I36 protein: MSTLNKVLTLATAAVAVGGTAAALAAPASAAARNGVCESGEFCYYYNSNNAGSVSDFTGSLADYGTTQPSCYDFKGPGNGKGLCIKNEAASVWNRSSKTVRVYYNSNYGGTYQDFKAGAKGNLNSSLKNQNASHQFSPSSRTNMSYALYKASGGRITCGFDGYTSTPGRHEGIDIARSVGSDVRALTAGKIIYIARGSTGSGGLSTISVYNSSLNKTVIYLHSAPRSSLSVGQSISRGQVIADESWRGVSSSSAAHTHVEMRPGRQTHAAKSVNDSHLDNPNPTSFWQSQGYNVR, encoded by the coding sequence ATGAGCACGCTGAACAAGGTCCTCACACTGGCCACCGCCGCGGTGGCGGTCGGCGGCACGGCGGCCGCGCTCGCGGCGCCCGCCTCGGCCGCGGCGCGCAACGGCGTCTGCGAGAGCGGCGAGTTCTGCTACTACTACAACAGCAACAACGCGGGGTCCGTCTCGGACTTCACTGGGTCGCTCGCCGACTACGGCACCACCCAGCCGTCCTGCTACGACTTCAAGGGACCGGGCAACGGCAAGGGGCTCTGCATCAAGAACGAGGCCGCCTCGGTCTGGAACCGCAGCAGCAAGACCGTCCGCGTCTACTACAACAGCAACTACGGCGGCACCTACCAGGACTTCAAGGCCGGCGCCAAGGGCAACCTCAACTCCAGCCTGAAGAACCAGAACGCCTCGCACCAGTTCTCGCCGTCGTCGCGCACGAACATGTCGTACGCGCTCTACAAGGCCAGCGGCGGCCGCATCACCTGCGGCTTCGACGGCTACACCAGCACGCCCGGACGGCACGAGGGCATCGACATCGCGCGCAGCGTCGGCTCGGACGTCCGCGCGCTGACCGCCGGCAAGATCATCTACATCGCGCGCGGCTCCACCGGCAGCGGCGGGCTCTCCACGATCTCCGTCTACAACTCCTCGCTGAACAAGACGGTGATCTACCTGCACTCCGCGCCGCGCTCCTCGCTGTCCGTGGGCCAGTCGATCAGCCGGGGCCAGGTCATCGCGGACGAGTCGTGGCGCGGCGTGTCGTCCAGCTCGGCCGCCCACACCCACGTCGAGATGCGGCCCGGCCGCCAGACGCACGCCGCCAAGAGCGTCAACGACTCCCACCTCGACAACCCGAACCCGACCTCCTTCTGGCAGTCGCAGGGCTACAACGTCCGCTAG
- a CDS encoding peptidoglycan-binding protein, with translation MKLSSYTAAFLSAAMLTSMTVSETSAAEPAGTAAALPSVNMEATVKAAQIDPRRADDTLTPGAKASVLLVERALRDRNLLDEQWVDGYFGTTTIAAYSKYQKSLGYTGLDANGLPGKTSLTKLGTGRFTVTRTLAPGARVSFGGAVVNTRTRDMLVEAERLLGRKLALDQGSYNPGGDPTSAGTHDGGGVVDVSVQGMSAATRTSVARALRRVGFAAWVRSPQQGDWPWHIHAAAISDTDLSTQAQHQTGDYYLGLNGLADHGPDDGPKVTIRTWEEYRRS, from the coding sequence ATGAAGTTGTCTTCGTACACCGCCGCCTTCCTGTCGGCCGCGATGCTCACCTCCATGACCGTGTCGGAGACGTCGGCGGCGGAGCCGGCCGGGACCGCCGCCGCGTTGCCGAGCGTGAACATGGAGGCCACGGTCAAGGCGGCGCAGATCGATCCGCGGCGGGCCGACGACACGCTGACGCCGGGCGCCAAGGCGAGCGTCCTCCTCGTCGAGCGGGCCCTGCGGGACCGGAACCTGCTCGACGAGCAGTGGGTGGACGGCTACTTCGGCACGACGACCATCGCCGCCTACTCCAAGTACCAGAAGTCGCTCGGCTACACCGGCCTGGACGCCAACGGCCTGCCCGGCAAGACGTCCCTCACCAAGCTCGGCACCGGCCGCTTCACGGTCACCCGGACCCTCGCGCCGGGCGCCCGGGTGTCCTTCGGCGGCGCCGTCGTCAACACCCGGACGCGGGACATGCTGGTCGAGGCGGAGCGGCTGCTCGGCCGCAAGCTCGCCCTGGACCAGGGCTCCTACAACCCCGGCGGTGACCCCACCTCGGCCGGCACCCACGACGGCGGGGGCGTCGTGGACGTCTCGGTGCAGGGGATGAGCGCCGCCACCCGCACCTCGGTGGCCCGCGCGCTGCGCCGCGTCGGGTTCGCGGCCTGGGTGCGCAGCCCGCAGCAGGGCGACTGGCCGTGGCACATCCACGCCGCCGCGATCAGCGACACCGACCTGTCCACCCAGGCCCAGCACCAGACCGGCGACTACTACCTCGGCCTCAACGGGCTCGCCGACCACGGTCCGGACGACGGACCGAAGGTGACCATCCGTACCTGGGAGGAGTACCGGCGCAGCTGA
- a CDS encoding cupin domain-containing protein, whose translation MTSTPAETVAAPPAESPVRLRAVDAPGQPDATPELDDLYRGFEAELLVPLWTEIGDLMPARPRSRAVPHVWQWERLVRLAERAGRIVPVGRGGERRAIALANPGLGGRPFAAPTLWAAIQYLMPGEDAPEHRHTQHAFRFVVEGSGVWTVVDGDPVPMNRGDFLPQAGWNWHAHHNATDRPMAWIDGLDIPFQYAADAQFFEFGRDEISDAERTTPDRSRAERLWGHPGLRPVGVAHSTPGSPLLSYKWEYTDRALADQLALEKEGHAGTVEPGHAAVRFSNPVDGTDVLPTLRAEFHRVARGAETAPVRETGSSVYQVFDGSGTVTVGDRTWAVTRGDLFVVPSWEPFSVTSEAGASDSNSGALDLFRFSDAPVFEALKLDRTAKDIR comes from the coding sequence ATGACCAGCACTCCTGCCGAAACCGTCGCGGCTCCTCCGGCGGAATCGCCCGTCCGGCTGCGGGCGGTGGACGCGCCCGGCCAGCCGGACGCCACCCCGGAGCTCGACGACCTCTACCGCGGCTTCGAGGCCGAACTGCTCGTGCCGCTGTGGACCGAGATCGGCGACCTGATGCCGGCGCGTCCGCGCTCCCGGGCCGTCCCGCACGTGTGGCAGTGGGAGCGGCTGGTCCGGCTCGCCGAGCGGGCCGGCCGGATCGTCCCGGTGGGGCGGGGCGGGGAGCGCCGCGCGATCGCGCTCGCCAACCCGGGGCTCGGCGGCCGCCCGTTCGCCGCGCCGACCCTCTGGGCGGCGATCCAGTACCTCATGCCGGGCGAGGACGCGCCCGAGCACCGGCACACCCAGCACGCGTTCCGCTTCGTCGTCGAGGGCTCCGGCGTGTGGACGGTCGTCGACGGCGACCCGGTGCCGATGAACCGCGGCGACTTCCTCCCGCAGGCCGGCTGGAACTGGCACGCCCACCACAACGCGACCGACCGTCCGATGGCCTGGATCGACGGGCTCGACATCCCGTTCCAGTACGCCGCCGACGCGCAGTTCTTCGAGTTCGGCCGGGACGAGATCTCCGACGCGGAGCGCACCACGCCCGACCGCTCCCGCGCCGAACGGCTCTGGGGCCACCCCGGGCTGCGGCCCGTCGGCGTCGCCCACAGCACGCCCGGCTCGCCGCTGCTCTCCTACAAGTGGGAGTACACCGACCGCGCGCTCGCCGACCAGCTCGCGCTGGAGAAGGAGGGGCACGCCGGGACGGTGGAGCCCGGCCATGCCGCCGTGCGCTTCAGCAATCCCGTCGACGGCACCGACGTCCTGCCCACTCTGCGCGCCGAGTTCCACCGGGTGGCGCGGGGCGCGGAGACGGCCCCGGTGCGCGAGACCGGCTCCAGCGTCTACCAGGTCTTCGACGGCTCCGGCACGGTCACGGTCGGCGACCGGACCTGGGCGGTGACGCGCGGGGACCTGTTCGTCGTCCCGTCGTGGGAGCCGTTCTCGGTGACGTCCGAGGCCGGCGCGTCCGACTCCAACTCCGGCGCCCTCGACCTGTTCCGCTTCTCCGACGCGCCCGTCTTCGAGGCGCTCAAGCTCGACCGAACCGCCAAGGACATCAGATGA
- a CDS encoding fumarylacetoacetate hydrolase family protein, whose amino-acid sequence MKLSTIRTAGGTRAVRLDGGALVDLGHPDLGALLAEPDWRAKAAAASGTAYDAEGADFAPVVPSPSKVICVGHNYSNHIKEMGRELPAYPTLFPKFADSLIGAGDDIVKPGETDALDWEVELAVVIGQEVRRADDAQAEAAIAGFTVMNDISVRDWQFRTIEWTQGKIWDSSTPVGPYLVTPDEVGGVRPALRVRTLVDGREMQSDDTGTLLFDPVFLVKYVSTIVRLRPGDLIATGTPAGVGHARDPKVYLTGGETVVTEIDGLGACTNRVVKDA is encoded by the coding sequence ATGAAGCTCTCCACGATCCGCACTGCCGGCGGCACCCGCGCCGTCCGCCTCGACGGCGGCGCGCTCGTCGACCTCGGACACCCCGACCTCGGCGCGCTCCTGGCCGAGCCGGACTGGCGGGCGAAGGCCGCCGCCGCGTCCGGCACCGCCTACGACGCCGAGGGCGCCGACTTCGCGCCGGTCGTGCCCAGCCCGTCCAAGGTGATCTGCGTCGGCCACAACTACTCCAACCACATCAAGGAGATGGGGCGGGAGCTGCCCGCGTACCCGACGCTGTTCCCGAAGTTCGCCGACAGCCTGATCGGCGCCGGCGACGACATCGTGAAGCCGGGCGAGACCGATGCGCTCGACTGGGAGGTGGAGCTCGCCGTCGTCATCGGGCAGGAGGTCCGCCGCGCCGACGACGCCCAGGCGGAGGCGGCGATCGCCGGGTTCACCGTCATGAACGACATCTCCGTGCGCGACTGGCAGTTCCGCACCATCGAGTGGACGCAGGGCAAGATCTGGGACTCCTCCACCCCGGTCGGCCCCTACCTGGTCACGCCCGACGAGGTCGGCGGCGTCCGCCCGGCGCTGCGGGTCAGGACCCTGGTGGACGGCCGGGAGATGCAGTCCGACGACACGGGCACGCTGCTGTTCGACCCGGTCTTCCTGGTCAAGTACGTCTCGACGATCGTCCGGCTGCGTCCCGGCGACCTGATCGCCACCGGCACCCCGGCCGGGGTCGGGCACGCCCGCGACCCGAAGGTCTACCTGACCGGCGGCGAGACCGTCGTGACCGAGATCGACGGCCTCGGGGCCTGCACCAACCGCGTCGTCAAGGACGCCTGA
- a CDS encoding maleylpyruvate isomerase family mycothiol-dependent enzyme, whose protein sequence is MARSFTDARRWTREGTALFLGAAAGLTEADYDAASPLPGWTRRHLVAHVAANAEALGNLVRWAATGEETPMYASPEERAAGIERGGRMGGAELGDWLARSAATLQASMDELTEGQWQSEVVTAQGRTVPATEVPWMRSREVLVHAVDLDRGVSFADLPDDFVQALITDITAKRGLDAAALPAGPPSEVAAWLAGRPHALTGAPPLGPWL, encoded by the coding sequence ATGGCGCGCTCGTTCACCGACGCCCGCCGCTGGACGCGGGAGGGCACGGCGCTGTTCCTCGGCGCCGCCGCCGGACTGACCGAGGCGGACTACGACGCGGCGAGCCCGCTGCCCGGCTGGACGCGCAGGCATCTGGTCGCGCACGTCGCCGCGAACGCCGAGGCGCTCGGCAACCTGGTGCGCTGGGCGGCCACGGGCGAGGAGACGCCCATGTACGCCTCGCCGGAGGAGCGGGCGGCCGGGATCGAGCGCGGCGGGCGGATGGGCGGCGCGGAGCTGGGCGACTGGCTGGCCCGGTCCGCCGCGACGCTGCAGGCGTCGATGGACGAGCTGACCGAAGGCCAGTGGCAGTCCGAGGTCGTCACGGCGCAGGGCCGTACCGTGCCCGCGACCGAGGTGCCGTGGATGCGGTCCCGGGAGGTGCTCGTCCACGCCGTCGACCTGGACCGCGGCGTCTCCTTCGCCGACCTGCCGGACGACTTCGTGCAGGCCCTCATCACCGACATCACCGCCAAGCGGGGGCTGGACGCCGCCGCGCTGCCGGCCGGGCCGCCGTCCGAGGTGGCCGCCTGGCTGGCCGGACGGCCGCACGCCCTCACCGGAGCCCCGCCGCTCGGCCCCTGGCTGTGA
- a CDS encoding FAD-dependent oxidoreductase, which yields MTNPDVLVVGGGIGGLGAAYALARRGLAVRLLERAADFGEVGAGIQLAPNCTRILDDYGLLDEATDLGVVPDAMIMRDAVDGAELTRLDLRDLERRYGFPYLVIHRSDLHAMLLRACERAGVDLRTSQQAVGYANTDGGARVTLAGGRVEEARVVIAADGLHSVARRLLSDDEPVSSAYVAYRGTVPTSHGRAADVDLSEVVVYVGPGCHFVHYGLRGGELLNQVAVFESPKARAGEEDWGTPDELDAAFARTCGFVREGLPHMWRDKWWRMYDRDPIMTWVDGSIALLGDAAHPPLQYIAQGAIMAIEDGWVLGEHVARHLEADGSVDWPAVLAAYQAVRPEHCRRVLTTSRAWGELWHLDGTPRRQRNVLLRDRGTRDYAFVDWLYGPTALDPSDEPPMFTTIPLSSADALTAATGRRP from the coding sequence ATGACCAACCCTGATGTGCTCGTCGTCGGCGGCGGGATCGGCGGGCTGGGCGCCGCGTACGCGCTGGCCCGCCGGGGCCTCGCGGTCCGGCTGCTGGAGCGGGCCGCCGACTTCGGCGAGGTCGGCGCCGGCATCCAGCTCGCCCCCAACTGCACCCGCATCCTCGACGACTACGGCCTGCTGGACGAGGCGACGGACCTCGGCGTCGTCCCGGACGCGATGATCATGCGGGACGCGGTCGACGGCGCGGAGCTGACCCGCCTCGACCTGCGCGACCTGGAACGCCGCTACGGCTTCCCCTACCTGGTCATCCACCGCAGCGACCTGCACGCCATGCTGCTGCGCGCCTGCGAGCGCGCCGGCGTCGACCTGCGCACGTCGCAGCAGGCCGTCGGCTACGCCAACACCGACGGCGGCGCCCGCGTGACCTTGGCCGGCGGCCGTGTCGAGGAGGCGCGGGTCGTCATCGCGGCGGACGGCCTGCACTCGGTGGCGCGCAGGCTGCTCTCCGACGACGAGCCCGTCTCCTCGGCCTACGTCGCGTATCGCGGCACCGTGCCGACCTCGCACGGCCGGGCGGCGGACGTGGACCTCAGCGAGGTCGTCGTCTACGTCGGGCCGGGCTGCCACTTCGTCCACTACGGGCTGCGCGGCGGCGAGCTGCTCAACCAGGTCGCCGTCTTCGAGTCGCCCAAGGCCCGCGCCGGCGAGGAGGACTGGGGCACCCCCGACGAGCTGGACGCGGCCTTCGCGCGGACGTGCGGCTTCGTCCGCGAGGGCCTGCCCCACATGTGGCGCGACAAGTGGTGGCGGATGTACGACCGCGACCCCATCATGACCTGGGTGGACGGCAGCATCGCGCTGCTCGGCGACGCCGCCCACCCGCCGCTCCAGTACATCGCCCAGGGCGCCATCATGGCGATCGAGGACGGCTGGGTGCTCGGCGAGCACGTCGCCCGGCACCTCGAAGCGGACGGGTCGGTGGACTGGCCCGCCGTCCTCGCCGCCTACCAGGCCGTCCGGCCCGAGCACTGCCGCCGCGTCCTGACCACGTCCCGCGCCTGGGGCGAGCTGTGGCACCTCGACGGGACGCCGCGGCGGCAGCGCAACGTGCTGCTGCGCGACCGCGGCACCCGCGACTACGCGTTCGTGGACTGGCTCTACGGCCCGACCGCCCTCGACCCGTCCGACGAGCCGCCGATGTTCACGACGATCCCGCTGTCCTCGGCGGACGCGCTCACGGCCGCGACGGGCCGGCGTCCTTGA
- a CDS encoding 3-oxoacid CoA-transferase subunit B: MSSTTGALSPDEMAAIVARDIPAGSYVNLGIGRPTKVADHLPAGSGIVLHTENGMLNMGPAATGEQIDPDLTNAGKVPVTELPGASYFHHADSFAMMRGGHLDVCVLGAFQVSATGDLANWHTGAPDAIPAVGGAMDLAIGAKQVFVMMTLFDKQGRSKLVPECTYPLTGVGCVSRIYTDVAVIDVGPDGAAVRETFGITLDELRDRLPVPVKDAGPSRP, translated from the coding sequence ATGTCTTCCACCACGGGGGCCCTGTCCCCCGACGAGATGGCCGCGATCGTCGCCCGCGACATCCCGGCCGGCTCCTACGTCAACCTCGGCATCGGCCGCCCCACCAAGGTCGCCGACCACCTGCCCGCCGGCTCCGGCATCGTGCTGCACACCGAGAACGGCATGCTCAACATGGGCCCCGCCGCGACCGGCGAGCAGATCGACCCCGACCTCACCAACGCCGGGAAGGTCCCGGTGACCGAGCTGCCCGGGGCGTCCTACTTCCACCACGCCGACTCGTTCGCCATGATGCGCGGCGGCCATCTCGACGTGTGCGTGCTCGGCGCGTTCCAGGTGTCGGCGACCGGCGACCTCGCCAACTGGCACACCGGCGCCCCGGACGCCATCCCGGCGGTCGGCGGAGCGATGGACCTCGCCATCGGCGCCAAGCAGGTGTTCGTGATGATGACGCTCTTCGACAAGCAGGGCCGCTCGAAGCTCGTGCCCGAGTGCACCTACCCGCTGACGGGCGTCGGCTGCGTCAGCCGGATCTACACCGACGTCGCCGTCATCGACGTGGGCCCGGACGGGGCGGCGGTCCGCGAGACCTTCGGCATCACGCTCGACGAGCTGCGCGACCGCCTCCCCGTCCCGGTCAAGGACGCCGGCCCGTCGCGGCCGTGA
- a CDS encoding 3-oxoacid CoA-transferase subunit A: protein MSRAEILESVDEAVRGIADGSTVLVGGFGFAGMPFDLIDGLIRQGATDLTIVSNNAGNGDVGLAALLKAGRVRKVICSFPRQSDSYVFDELYRAGRIDLEIVPQGNLAERMRAAGAGIGAFYCPTGVGTPLAEGRETRTIDGREYVLEYPIKGDVALISAHRADGMGNLVYRKTARNFGPVMATAATTTIVQVGGVVATGELDPEAVVTPGIHVDRVVRVEDRHYTVQGAR, encoded by the coding sequence GTGAGCCGGGCGGAGATCCTGGAGAGCGTCGACGAGGCCGTGCGCGGCATCGCGGACGGCAGCACCGTGCTCGTCGGCGGCTTCGGCTTCGCGGGCATGCCGTTCGACCTCATCGACGGGCTGATCCGGCAGGGCGCGACGGACCTCACCATCGTGTCCAACAACGCCGGGAACGGGGACGTCGGGCTCGCCGCGCTGCTCAAGGCCGGCCGCGTCCGCAAGGTGATCTGCTCGTTCCCCCGGCAGAGCGACTCCTACGTCTTCGACGAGTTGTACCGGGCCGGACGGATCGACCTGGAGATCGTGCCGCAGGGCAACCTCGCCGAGCGGATGCGCGCGGCCGGCGCGGGCATCGGCGCCTTCTACTGCCCGACCGGCGTCGGCACCCCGCTCGCCGAGGGCAGGGAGACCCGGACGATCGACGGGCGCGAGTACGTCCTGGAGTACCCGATCAAGGGCGACGTCGCGCTGATCAGCGCGCACCGCGCCGACGGGATGGGCAACCTCGTCTACCGCAAGACCGCCCGCAACTTCGGCCCCGTCATGGCGACGGCCGCGACCACCACGATCGTGCAGGTCGGCGGCGTCGTCGCCACGGGCGAACTCGACCCGGAGGCGGTCGTCACGCCCGGCATCCACGTCGACCGCGTCGTGCGGGTCGAGGACCGGCACTACACCGTCCAGGGAGCGCGCTGA
- a CDS encoding thiolase family protein, which yields MSSYLYSAVRTPFGRFNGALAGERPDDLAAGVLTALLDRAPRLDPAAVGEVVWGNANGAGEENRNVGRMAALLAGLPTSVPGTTVNRLCGSSLDAAMIASRTIETGDADVVVAGGVESMTRAPWVLPKPAKGFPPGDLAAVSTTLGWRLVNPRMPKEWTVSLGEANEGLRERYGIGRERQDAFALRSHRLAAAAWDDGFYDDLVVPAGDLKRDEGIRADSTPEKLAKLKPSFRADGTITAGNASPLSDGAAALLLGSAGAADRIGLDPLARVAGRGAFALDPQDFGYAPVEAADRALARAGIGWDQVGAVELNEAFAVQSLICVDAWGVDPEIVNTRGGAIALGHPLGASGARVLGTLAKVLRERRERWGVAAICIGVGQGLAVVLENTDTANTEVAA from the coding sequence ATGAGCTCCTATCTCTACTCGGCCGTCCGGACGCCGTTCGGCCGGTTCAACGGCGCGCTCGCGGGCGAGCGCCCGGACGATCTCGCGGCCGGCGTGCTCACCGCGCTGCTGGACCGGGCGCCCCGGCTGGACCCGGCCGCGGTCGGCGAGGTCGTCTGGGGCAACGCGAACGGCGCGGGCGAGGAGAACCGCAACGTCGGCCGGATGGCCGCGCTGCTGGCCGGGCTGCCGACCAGCGTGCCCGGCACGACCGTCAACCGGCTGTGCGGCTCCAGCCTCGACGCCGCGATGATCGCGTCCCGGACGATCGAGACGGGCGACGCGGACGTGGTCGTCGCGGGCGGCGTCGAGTCGATGACCCGGGCGCCGTGGGTGCTGCCGAAGCCCGCGAAGGGCTTCCCGCCCGGCGACCTCGCCGCGGTCTCGACCACGCTCGGCTGGCGACTGGTGAACCCGCGCATGCCCAAGGAGTGGACGGTCTCGCTCGGCGAGGCCAACGAGGGGCTCCGCGAACGGTACGGCATCGGCCGGGAGCGGCAGGACGCGTTCGCGCTGCGCTCGCACCGGCTCGCGGCGGCGGCCTGGGACGACGGCTTCTACGACGACCTGGTCGTCCCCGCCGGGGACCTGAAGCGGGACGAGGGCATCCGCGCCGACTCCACCCCGGAGAAGCTCGCCAAGCTCAAGCCGAGCTTCCGCGCCGACGGCACCATCACCGCGGGCAACGCCTCGCCGCTGAGCGACGGCGCCGCCGCCCTCCTGCTCGGCTCCGCCGGCGCCGCCGACCGGATCGGCCTCGACCCGCTCGCGCGCGTCGCCGGGCGCGGCGCGTTCGCGCTCGACCCGCAGGACTTCGGCTACGCCCCGGTCGAGGCGGCCGACCGCGCGCTCGCACGCGCCGGGATCGGCTGGGACCAGGTCGGCGCGGTCGAACTCAACGAGGCGTTCGCCGTCCAGTCGCTGATCTGCGTGGACGCCTGGGGCGTCGACCCGGAGATCGTCAACACCCGGGGCGGGGCCATCGCGCTCGGCCACCCGCTGGGCGCCAGCGGCGCCCGCGTCCTCGGCACGCTCGCGAAGGTGCTGCGGGAGCGCCGCGAGCGCTGGGGCGTCGCGGCCATCTGCATCGGCGTCGGGCAGGGGCTCGCCGTCGTCCTGGAGAACACGGACACAGCGAACACGGAGGTGGCGGCGTGA